A genomic window from Streptomyces sp. NBC_01429 includes:
- a CDS encoding iron-siderophore ABC transporter substrate-binding protein has product MSSQQTLSTPPRRPSRRAVPAAWAVITALAVGLLAACGSSSSDSDDTASDATSAASGAFPVKVATKFGDITVPEQPKRVVALGWGDAEATLALGVQPVGASDWLAFGDDGVGPWAKGLYKKSPQMIGTLEPEFEKIAALKPDLILDTKSSGAQERYDTLSKIAPTIGVPKGGDQYKISWDKQTQMISAALGIPDKGEELISETEKKFKESAAAHPEFKGKTITVGSRTSSAWGAYVHGTGRVDFVERLGFKNNPAVEAKSGDSFSLTISRENLDLLNADLTVMAPIGIDAKKISDDPLYKAVPSVKAGHSVVFDDETLGSAFATDSVLSVAYALEKVVPLFAAPLK; this is encoded by the coding sequence ATGTCATCACAGCAGACCCTCTCCACTCCCCCAAGACGTCCTTCCCGGCGGGCCGTGCCCGCCGCGTGGGCCGTGATCACCGCGCTGGCCGTGGGGCTCCTCGCCGCCTGCGGCTCGTCCTCATCGGACTCGGACGACACCGCGTCGGACGCCACGTCCGCGGCGAGCGGCGCTTTCCCGGTGAAGGTCGCGACCAAGTTCGGTGACATCACCGTCCCCGAGCAGCCCAAGCGCGTGGTCGCGCTGGGCTGGGGCGACGCCGAGGCCACGCTGGCGCTCGGCGTGCAGCCCGTCGGGGCCAGCGACTGGCTGGCGTTCGGCGACGACGGGGTCGGGCCGTGGGCCAAGGGTCTCTACAAGAAGAGCCCGCAGATGATCGGCACCCTGGAGCCCGAGTTCGAGAAGATAGCGGCGCTCAAGCCCGATCTGATCCTGGACACCAAGTCCAGCGGCGCCCAGGAGCGTTACGACACTCTCAGCAAGATCGCCCCCACGATCGGCGTCCCGAAGGGCGGCGACCAGTACAAGATCTCGTGGGACAAGCAGACGCAGATGATCTCGGCCGCGCTCGGTATTCCCGACAAGGGCGAGGAACTCATCTCCGAGACCGAGAAGAAGTTCAAGGAATCGGCCGCCGCCCACCCCGAGTTCAAGGGGAAGACGATCACGGTCGGCTCACGCACCAGCAGCGCGTGGGGCGCCTATGTGCACGGCACGGGCCGCGTCGACTTCGTCGAACGCCTCGGTTTCAAGAACAATCCGGCCGTCGAGGCCAAGTCGGGCGACTCGTTCTCCCTCACCATCTCCCGCGAGAACCTGGATCTGCTGAACGCCGATCTCACCGTCATGGCACCGATCGGCATCGACGCGAAGAAGATCTCGGACGACCCGCTGTACAAGGCCGTCCCCTCCGTCAAGGCCGGTCACTCGGTGGTGTTCGACGACGAGACGCTCGGCTCGGCGTTCGCGACGGACTCGGTCCTCTCGGTGGCGTACGCGCTGGAGAAGGTCGTCCCGCTGTTCGCGGCGCCCCTCAAGTAG
- a CDS encoding ABC transporter ATP-binding protein — translation MSAEHTLQARDVRLGYDGREVVKGLSVDIPPGGITMIVGPNACGKSTLLRSMARLLAPSAGNVLLDGRSIHGMPTKEVASVLGILPQSPVAPDGITVSDLVGRGRYPHQGWFRRWTTEDDEAVAQALLATDVLELAARPVDELSGGQRQRVWIAMALSQRTDILLLDEPTTFLDISHQLDVLDLLTDLNREYGSTIVVVLHDLNLACRYADHLIAMKDGRIVAEGTPAETVTASLVTEVFGMRCSVAEDPASGTPMIVPMGRHHVTRAPASEVPHPATAE, via the coding sequence ATGAGTGCGGAGCACACTCTCCAGGCGCGTGATGTCCGGCTCGGCTATGACGGGCGCGAGGTCGTCAAGGGGCTGAGCGTCGACATCCCGCCGGGCGGGATCACCATGATCGTGGGCCCGAACGCGTGCGGGAAGTCCACCCTGCTGCGCTCGATGGCCCGGCTGCTCGCGCCCTCCGCGGGAAACGTGCTCCTGGACGGCAGGAGCATCCACGGGATGCCGACCAAGGAGGTCGCGTCGGTGCTCGGCATCCTGCCGCAGAGTCCGGTGGCGCCCGACGGCATCACGGTGAGCGATCTGGTGGGCCGGGGCCGCTATCCGCACCAGGGCTGGTTCCGGCGCTGGACGACCGAGGACGACGAGGCGGTGGCGCAGGCGCTGCTGGCCACCGACGTACTGGAGCTGGCCGCGCGGCCCGTCGACGAACTCTCCGGCGGCCAGCGGCAGCGGGTGTGGATCGCGATGGCGCTCTCGCAGCGTACGGACATCCTGCTGCTGGACGAGCCGACGACCTTCCTGGACATCAGCCACCAGCTCGATGTGCTGGACCTGCTGACGGACCTCAACCGGGAGTACGGCTCCACCATCGTGGTGGTGCTGCACGATCTCAATCTGGCCTGCCGGTACGCCGATCATCTGATCGCGATGAAGGACGGGCGGATCGTGGCGGAGGGGACTCCGGCGGAGACCGTGACGGCGTCCCTGGTGACCGAGGTGTTCGGGATGCGCTGCTCGGTGGCCGAGGATCCCGCGTCCGGGACGCCGATGATCGTGCCGATGGGGCGTCATCACGTCACCCGGGCACCGGCGTCCGAGGTGCCGCACCCCGCGACCGCCGAATGA
- a CDS encoding FecCD family ABC transporter permease, translating into MREGTAERPAAAEHAPGDERLAGAVRNVVRVRRAGRARSTAVSLALSAAVFGAVCLALSYGDLIIPVRDVIATLAGGGDAGTQFVVLELRLPRALIGMLVGAAFGLSGAVFQTLLRNPLASPDVIGISAGASAAAVLAGVTFGASGFALSASAVVGALLAAAAIYALAWRQGVAGYRLVLVGIGMGAALSSVISHLLTSSDVSVAQNALAWLTGSLNGRSWKQFWPLLGALVVLVPLTFAAARSLRALQLGDETAMGLGSRVERGRLALIGCAVALAGVATGAAGPVTFVAFVAAPIARRLVPRQGAALLPAALTGALIVLLADFAAQHLLGSTQFPVGVVTSVIGAPYLLWLLAGANRVGKGG; encoded by the coding sequence GTGAGGGAAGGAACGGCGGAGCGTCCCGCCGCGGCGGAGCACGCCCCCGGGGACGAGCGGCTGGCCGGTGCCGTACGGAATGTCGTACGGGTACGCCGGGCCGGCCGGGCCCGGTCCACCGCGGTCTCCCTCGCGCTGTCCGCCGCCGTGTTCGGCGCGGTGTGTCTGGCGCTGTCCTACGGCGATCTGATTATCCCGGTCCGCGATGTGATCGCCACGCTCGCGGGCGGCGGTGACGCGGGGACACAATTCGTCGTCCTCGAACTGCGGCTGCCCCGCGCGCTGATCGGCATGCTGGTCGGGGCGGCCTTCGGTCTGTCGGGGGCGGTGTTCCAGACGCTGCTGCGCAATCCGCTGGCGAGCCCGGACGTGATCGGCATCAGCGCGGGCGCCAGCGCCGCGGCGGTGCTGGCCGGGGTGACGTTCGGGGCGAGCGGCTTCGCGCTGTCCGCCTCGGCCGTCGTCGGGGCCCTGCTGGCCGCCGCGGCGATCTACGCGCTGGCCTGGCGCCAGGGCGTCGCCGGATACCGGCTCGTGCTGGTCGGTATCGGTATGGGCGCGGCGCTGTCCAGCGTGATCTCGCATTTGCTGACGAGTTCGGACGTGTCCGTCGCGCAGAACGCGCTGGCGTGGCTGACGGGCAGCCTCAACGGCCGGTCGTGGAAGCAGTTCTGGCCGCTGCTGGGCGCCCTCGTCGTGCTCGTGCCGTTGACGTTCGCGGCGGCGCGGTCGCTGCGGGCGCTGCAACTGGGCGACGAGACCGCGATGGGGCTCGGCAGCCGGGTGGAGCGCGGGCGGCTGGCGCTGATCGGCTGCGCGGTGGCGCTGGCGGGTGTGGCGACGGGCGCGGCGGGCCCGGTGACGTTCGTGGCGTTCGTGGCCGCGCCGATCGCCCGGCGGCTGGTGCCGCGTCAGGGTGCCGCCCTGCTGCCCGCGGCGCTGACCGGGGCCCTGATCGTGCTGCTCGCGGACTTCGCGGCACAGCATCTGCTGGGCTCCACCCAGTTCCCGGTGGGTGTGGTGACGAGTGTGATCGGCGCCCCCTATCTGCTGTGGCTGCTGGCCGGCGCGAACCGGGTGGGCAAAGGCGGATGA